From Streptomyces sp. NBC_00775, one genomic window encodes:
- a CDS encoding metal ABC transporter ATP-binding protein, producing MEDLVSEPVISLRGVTAELGSRPVLRGIDLTVHRGEVVALLGANGSGKSTAIRSVIGQVPVSGGEIEIFGTPRRRFRDWKRVGYVPQRTTAAGGVPATVTEIVVSGRLSRARFGVLRKADHEAVGKALELVGLADRAKDSVNALSGGQHQRVLIARALASEPELLIMDEPMAGVDLASQEVLAATLREQVAQGTSVLLVLHELGPLEPLIDRAVVLRDGCVLHDGPPPRAVGQHALPGHDHVHPHAAHDAEPIRTGLLS from the coding sequence ATGGAGGACCTCGTGAGCGAGCCCGTGATATCCCTGCGCGGCGTGACCGCCGAGCTGGGCTCGCGCCCGGTCCTGCGCGGCATCGACCTCACCGTGCACCGCGGCGAGGTCGTCGCGCTGCTCGGCGCCAACGGCTCCGGCAAGTCGACGGCCATTCGCAGCGTCATCGGCCAAGTCCCGGTCAGCGGCGGCGAGATCGAAATCTTCGGCACCCCGCGCCGCCGTTTCCGGGACTGGAAGCGTGTGGGGTACGTCCCGCAGCGCACCACCGCCGCGGGCGGCGTGCCCGCGACGGTGACCGAGATCGTGGTCTCCGGCCGGCTCTCCCGCGCCCGCTTCGGCGTGTTGCGCAAGGCCGACCACGAGGCGGTCGGGAAGGCCCTCGAACTCGTCGGCCTGGCGGACCGCGCGAAGGACTCCGTCAACGCCCTCTCCGGCGGCCAGCACCAGCGCGTCCTCATCGCCCGCGCCCTCGCCTCCGAACCCGAGCTGCTGATCATGGACGAGCCGATGGCCGGCGTCGACCTGGCCAGCCAGGAAGTCCTGGCGGCGACGCTGCGCGAGCAGGTCGCCCAGGGCACCTCCGTCCTCCTCGTCCTGCACGAGCTGGGCCCCCTGGAGCCGCTGATCGACCGCGCGGTCGTCCTGCGCGACGGCTGCGTCCTGCACGACGGCCCGCCCCCGCGGGCGGTCGGCCAGCACGCGCTGCCCGGCCACGACCACGTACACCCGCACGCGGCTCACGACGCCGAACCGATCCGGACGGGACTGCTGAGCTGA
- a CDS encoding response regulator transcription factor → MTIRVVLADDQQLIRTALRMVIADIEDVEVVGEAANGEEAVALAGQLAPDVVVMDIRMPGVDGIEATRRITEGGGETKIVVLTTFDDDDYVYGALRAGASGFLVKDMALDDILAAIRVVAAGDALIAPSVTRRLIQDFTAARPEQPRKRRQLTAITDREREVLTLVGTGLSNTEIAEELFISVATAKTYLTRLLSKLDARDRVQLVIIAYEAGLVSPHRAPHRAPQSAPRSAPGRG, encoded by the coding sequence ATGACGATCCGCGTGGTCCTGGCCGACGACCAGCAGCTCATCCGTACGGCCCTGCGGATGGTCATCGCCGACATCGAGGACGTGGAGGTGGTCGGCGAGGCCGCGAACGGCGAGGAGGCCGTGGCCCTCGCCGGGCAACTCGCCCCCGACGTGGTGGTGATGGACATCCGCATGCCGGGCGTGGACGGCATCGAGGCGACGCGCAGGATCACCGAGGGCGGCGGCGAGACGAAGATCGTCGTCCTCACCACCTTCGACGACGACGATTACGTGTACGGGGCGCTGCGCGCGGGCGCGTCCGGCTTCCTGGTGAAGGACATGGCGCTGGACGACATCCTCGCGGCGATCCGCGTCGTGGCGGCCGGTGACGCCCTGATCGCCCCCAGCGTCACCCGTCGCCTGATCCAGGACTTCACCGCCGCCCGTCCCGAACAGCCGCGAAAGCGACGGCAGTTGACCGCGATCACCGACCGTGAACGCGAGGTGCTGACGCTCGTCGGTACGGGGCTGTCCAACACCGAGATAGCCGAAGAGCTCTTCATCAGCGTGGCCACGGCGAAGACGTATCTCACCCGGCTGCTGTCGAAGCTGGACGCGCGTGACCGGGTGCAGCTGGTGATCATCGCGTACGAGGCGGGGCTGGTGTCCCCCCACCGTGCCCCCCACCGTGCTCCCCAAAGTGCCCCCAGGAGTGCCCCCGGGAGGGGGTGA
- the recO gene encoding DNA repair protein RecO: MSLFRDDGIVLRTQKLGEADRIITLLTRGHGRVRAVARGVRRTKSKFGARLEPFSHVDVQFFARGSELIGRGLPLCTQSETIAPYGGGIVTDYAKYTAGTAMLETAERFTDHEGEPAVQQYLLLVGGLRTLAQGEHEPHLILDAFLLRSLAVNGYAPSFSACAKCGMPGPNRFFSVAAGGSVCVDCRVPGSVVPSAQALELLGALLTGDWETADACEPRHVREGSGLVSAYLHWHLERGLRSLRYVEK; this comes from the coding sequence ATGAGTCTGTTCCGCGACGACGGCATCGTGCTGCGCACCCAGAAGCTGGGTGAGGCGGACCGGATCATCACGCTGCTCACGCGCGGTCACGGGCGCGTACGGGCCGTAGCCCGGGGTGTCCGGCGGACCAAGTCCAAGTTCGGGGCGCGGCTGGAGCCCTTCTCGCACGTGGATGTGCAGTTCTTCGCGCGGGGGAGTGAGCTGATCGGGCGCGGGCTGCCGCTGTGCACGCAGAGCGAGACGATCGCTCCGTACGGTGGCGGGATCGTGACCGATTACGCCAAGTACACGGCCGGTACCGCCATGCTGGAGACCGCCGAGCGGTTCACCGATCATGAGGGGGAGCCCGCCGTGCAGCAGTATCTGCTGCTGGTCGGCGGGCTCCGCACCCTCGCCCAGGGTGAGCACGAGCCGCATCTCATCCTCGACGCCTTCCTGCTGCGCTCCCTCGCCGTGAACGGCTACGCGCCCAGTTTCAGCGCCTGCGCGAAGTGCGGGATGCCGGGACCGAATCGGTTCTTCTCGGTCGCGGCGGGAGGTTCCGTCTGCGTCGACTGCCGGGTGCCCGGCAGCGTCGTACCCTCGGCGCAGGCCCTCGAACTGCTCGGCGCGCTGCTGACGGGAGACTGGGAGACCGCGGACGCGTGCGAGCCGCGGCACGTCAGGGAGGGCAGCGGGCTGGTGTCGGCCTATCTGCACTGGCATCTGGAGCGCGGGCTGCGCTCTCTGCGGTACGTAGAGAAATAG
- a CDS encoding metal ABC transporter permease, protein MTLLNYEFMQRALLAAVLVGITAPAIGIYLVQRRQALIGDGIGHVAMTGVGLGFLLSWSPVWMATLVAVLGAVLMELIRWYGKTRGDIALAMLFYGGMAGGVMLINLAPGGSNANLMSYLFGSLTTVSQEDVTTISLLAGFVVLVTVGLRRQLFAVSQDEEFARVTGLPVRALNLLTAVTAAVTVTVAMRIVGLLLVSALMVVPVAAAQQLSRSFAATFAIAVAIGVSVTIGGTVTTYYVDVPPGATIVLLAIGAFMVLTALATPLARRRARAAALAQAAGDPAECAIPASRGQERKVGV, encoded by the coding sequence ATGACCCTCCTCAACTACGAATTCATGCAGCGAGCCCTGCTCGCCGCCGTTCTCGTGGGCATCACCGCGCCCGCCATCGGCATCTACCTCGTGCAGCGCCGCCAGGCCCTGATCGGCGACGGAATCGGCCACGTGGCGATGACGGGAGTCGGCCTCGGCTTCCTGCTGTCCTGGTCCCCGGTGTGGATGGCCACACTCGTCGCCGTGCTCGGCGCCGTCCTCATGGAGCTGATCCGCTGGTACGGCAAGACGCGCGGCGACATCGCCCTCGCGATGCTCTTCTACGGCGGTATGGCGGGCGGCGTGATGCTGATCAACCTCGCGCCGGGCGGCAGCAACGCCAATCTCATGTCGTACCTCTTCGGCTCGCTCACGACGGTCTCGCAGGAGGACGTGACGACGATCTCCCTGCTGGCGGGCTTCGTCGTGCTCGTCACCGTCGGTCTGCGCCGGCAGCTGTTCGCGGTCAGCCAGGACGAGGAGTTCGCGCGGGTGACCGGGCTGCCGGTGCGCGCCCTGAACCTGCTCACGGCGGTCACGGCGGCCGTCACCGTCACGGTCGCCATGCGGATCGTCGGTCTGCTGCTGGTCTCCGCCCTCATGGTGGTGCCGGTCGCGGCCGCGCAGCAGCTCAGCAGGAGCTTCGCCGCCACCTTCGCCATCGCGGTGGCGATCGGGGTGAGCGTGACCATCGGCGGCACGGTGACCACGTACTACGTGGATGTGCCGCCCGGCGCGACGATCGTGCTGCTGGCCATCGGCGCGTTCATGGTGCTGACCGCGCTGGCGACGCCGCTCGCCCGGCGCCGGGCCCGGGCCGCAGCACTGGCGCAGGCCGCCGGGGACCCGGCAGAGTGCGCGATTCCGGCCAGCCGGGGCCAGGAGAGGAAAGTCGGCGTCTGA
- a CDS encoding helix-turn-helix domain-containing protein, which translates to MANGSRQAAWEFFGTELKRRREDAGFTQVELGARVFVSGGYIGQFEQAIRKPQLDVAQRIDQLLQSGGFFERMWRKLIDDKRYADYFAEVVELERTATKIAEFAPTLVPGLLQTAAYTRAVTLASNPFATDAHIEEKVTARMERAQILDDATRPVYWVILHEQVLRIPVGSRALMAQQLEHIAELVRQKKMLVQVLPTSAGAYPLMGRMARLFEFEDAPPTAYTEAVYSGNLLDDPALVKRVQGAYDLLRAAALSPEASLALLESAAEDYRRCASTT; encoded by the coding sequence GTGGCCAACGGTTCGCGGCAGGCGGCGTGGGAGTTCTTCGGCACCGAGCTGAAACGGAGGCGGGAGGACGCCGGTTTCACTCAGGTCGAGTTAGGGGCGCGGGTTTTCGTCTCCGGGGGTTACATCGGACAGTTCGAACAGGCCATTCGGAAACCCCAGTTGGATGTGGCACAACGGATCGATCAGCTCCTACAAAGCGGAGGCTTTTTCGAGCGGATGTGGCGCAAGCTGATCGATGACAAGCGGTACGCGGATTATTTCGCGGAGGTGGTGGAGCTTGAGCGGACGGCGACGAAGATTGCCGAGTTCGCTCCGACGCTTGTGCCGGGGTTGTTGCAGACGGCTGCGTACACGCGGGCGGTGACGCTGGCGAGCAACCCGTTCGCCACCGACGCCCACATCGAGGAGAAGGTGACGGCTCGCATGGAGCGGGCGCAGATCCTGGACGACGCTACACGGCCCGTGTATTGGGTGATCCTGCACGAGCAGGTGCTGCGTATTCCGGTCGGCAGCAGGGCTTTGATGGCTCAGCAGCTGGAGCACATCGCGGAGCTGGTGCGGCAGAAGAAGATGCTGGTGCAGGTGTTGCCGACCTCGGCGGGGGCGTACCCCCTCATGGGCCGGATGGCCAGGCTCTTCGAGTTCGAGGACGCACCGCCAACTGCCTATACAGAGGCCGTGTATTCGGGGAACCTGCTCGACGATCCAGCCCTAGTGAAGCGCGTACAGGGGGCATACGATCTGCTCAGGGCTGCCGCACTGTCGCCGGAGGCATCCCTGGCCCTGCTCGAATCGGCGGCGGAGGACTACAGACGATGCGCGAGTACGACCTGA
- a CDS encoding sensor histidine kinase: protein MHVTPPLPLLKRVPPGAWVALTWCATAVFTFLARIRLPGEEAAQYQVAVQFYRWDGLVILALATALALAGSRLLSRRPLTALALLLTAAGFATTNLAVGAIQLSQFLAVDVALYFIAAAHSRRTGVTAVSMALGVLVAWLTVRLLRGWGIGVSDELAVALTAVVAWLLGDAAHRTRAYAEKLRVQAAGQAVIDERLRIAREMHDMVAHSIGIIALQAGAAARVVHTQPDAAREAMTAVETAGRETLAGLRRMLVALRQADQGRAAHVPEAAQLRPAEGLADLDRLAAATTAAGVRVDVRWRGERRQLPPDIDLSAFRIVQESITNVVRHAGTATCRVTVDYGDEDVAVDITDSGRGRGTSTDTGFGLIGMRERVTLLHGEFTAGPRPEGGFRVTARLPVPATAAAAA, encoded by the coding sequence ATGCATGTCACGCCGCCGCTTCCCCTGCTCAAGCGCGTGCCGCCGGGTGCCTGGGTGGCCCTGACCTGGTGTGCGACCGCCGTGTTCACGTTCCTCGCGCGCATCAGGCTGCCCGGCGAGGAGGCGGCCCAGTATCAGGTCGCCGTCCAGTTCTACCGGTGGGACGGCCTCGTGATCCTCGCGCTGGCCACCGCGCTGGCGCTGGCGGGCAGCCGGCTGCTGTCGCGCCGGCCGCTGACCGCCCTCGCCCTGCTGCTCACGGCGGCCGGCTTCGCGACGACGAACCTGGCCGTGGGGGCGATCCAGCTGTCGCAGTTCCTCGCGGTCGACGTCGCCCTCTATTTCATCGCCGCCGCCCACTCGCGCCGTACGGGCGTCACCGCGGTCTCGATGGCGCTCGGCGTCCTGGTGGCCTGGCTGACCGTACGGCTGCTGCGCGGCTGGGGCATAGGCGTGTCGGACGAGCTCGCCGTCGCGCTGACGGCCGTCGTCGCCTGGCTGCTGGGCGACGCCGCCCACCGCACCCGCGCCTACGCCGAGAAGCTGCGCGTCCAGGCCGCCGGCCAGGCCGTCATCGACGAACGCCTGCGTATCGCCCGGGAGATGCACGACATGGTCGCCCACAGCATCGGCATCATCGCCCTCCAGGCGGGCGCGGCGGCCCGCGTCGTACACACCCAGCCGGACGCCGCGCGCGAGGCTATGACGGCGGTGGAGACGGCGGGCCGGGAGACCCTCGCGGGGCTGCGCCGCATGCTGGTGGCGCTGCGGCAGGCGGACCAGGGCCGGGCGGCCCATGTCCCGGAGGCCGCCCAGTTGCGTCCCGCCGAGGGGCTCGCCGACCTCGACCGGCTGGCCGCCGCGACGACCGCCGCGGGGGTGCGCGTGGACGTCCGCTGGCGGGGCGAACGGCGCCAACTCCCGCCGGACATCGACCTGTCCGCGTTCCGCATCGTCCAGGAGTCGATCACCAACGTCGTACGCCACGCGGGCACGGCCACCTGCCGGGTGACCGTCGACTACGGGGACGAGGACGTGGCCGTCGACATCACCGACTCCGGCCGCGGCCGGGGAACGTCCACGGACACCGGCTTCGGCCTCATCGGCATGCGCGAGCGAGTGACCTTGCTGCACGGCGAGTTCACGGCCGGGCCGCGCCCCGAGGGCGGCTTCCGGGTGACGGCCCGCCTCCCCGTCCCGGCGACGGCCGCGGCGGCCGCGTGA
- a CDS encoding Fic family protein: MTTEAADSLAVWCEVREQVDWAASFAVRGETPSPVRAAVDGLATWFDETVRARDAARADRLLAAVARSRVDAARKRPLTIDLMASWQRLALGVPDVRFRQGDAFAKGGRERYALTPHTRQDFAACLRQSTDPEVPVAARAARAYLDVAFFHPFPDGNARLALLTLAYVLDLEGVRLDQVGPLQTTRYADDPAGAADLAVLVSVLIRATHRRGARARAHS; the protein is encoded by the coding sequence GTGACTACTGAGGCTGCCGACTCGCTGGCCGTCTGGTGCGAGGTCAGGGAGCAGGTCGACTGGGCCGCTTCGTTTGCCGTGCGGGGGGAGACTCCGTCCCCTGTACGGGCGGCGGTGGACGGGCTCGCCACCTGGTTCGACGAGACGGTGCGCGCCCGGGATGCGGCTCGCGCCGACAGGCTTCTCGCGGCGGTGGCACGGTCCCGTGTCGATGCCGCCCGGAAGCGACCTCTCACCATCGACCTGATGGCGAGCTGGCAGCGGCTGGCCCTGGGCGTGCCCGATGTGCGGTTCCGCCAGGGCGACGCCTTCGCCAAAGGCGGCCGCGAACGCTATGCGCTCACCCCGCACACCCGGCAGGACTTCGCCGCCTGCCTGCGCCAGAGCACTGACCCCGAGGTCCCCGTCGCCGCCCGCGCGGCCAGGGCCTACCTCGACGTCGCCTTCTTTCACCCGTTCCCCGACGGCAACGCCCGCCTGGCGCTGCTGACCCTCGCGTACGTCCTCGACCTGGAGGGAGTACGGCTGGACCAGGTCGGCCCCTTGCAGACCACGCGCTACGCGGACGACCCCGCCGGTGCCGCCGACCTCGCGGTCCTGGTCAGCGTCCTGATCCGCGCGACGCACAGGCGGGGTGCTCGTGCTCGGGCCCATTCGTGA
- a CDS encoding YcxB family protein translates to MVEDQGAGQQELRGADAVELEYRPTVADFASALRARRGVSRASRRQFWILGCFAVLLALQIAFQMSGGKAAPFPLYVGIFVYGILILLTPWLQARQFHRFAERLGTFRVTVTDTGATVISDNTTASVNWSAQPRYRETADVFVMLSPDKNAVAFTMLPKRALAAPADVDRLRTLLDRNLTRV, encoded by the coding sequence GTGGTCGAGGACCAGGGTGCGGGGCAGCAGGAGTTGCGGGGGGCGGACGCGGTCGAGCTGGAGTACCGGCCGACCGTCGCGGATTTCGCGTCGGCGCTGCGAGCGCGCCGAGGCGTCAGCCGGGCGAGCCGAAGGCAGTTCTGGATTCTTGGCTGCTTCGCCGTCCTGCTCGCCCTGCAGATCGCGTTCCAGATGTCCGGAGGTAAGGCGGCGCCGTTCCCGCTGTACGTCGGGATATTCGTCTACGGCATCCTGATCCTGCTCACGCCGTGGCTCCAGGCACGCCAGTTCCACCGCTTCGCGGAGCGCCTGGGCACCTTCCGCGTGACCGTGACGGACACCGGGGCGACGGTGATCAGCGACAACACCACGGCGTCGGTCAACTGGTCCGCGCAGCCCCGCTACCGGGAGACGGCGGACGTCTTCGTCATGCTCAGCCCCGACAAGAACGCCGTCGCCTTCACCATGCTGCCCAAGCGTGCCCTGGCCGCCCCCGCGGACGTGGATCGGTTGCGGACGCTCCTGGACCGCAACCTGACCCGCGTGTGA
- a CDS encoding DUF397 domain-containing protein, whose translation MREYDLSTAQWRKSTYSDDNGGDCVEVADGVPGIVPVRDSKVQAGPVLLISPAAWAEFIGTVGE comes from the coding sequence ATGCGCGAGTACGACCTGAGCACCGCTCAGTGGCGCAAGAGCACCTACAGCGACGACAACGGGGGCGATTGCGTCGAAGTAGCCGACGGAGTCCCCGGCATCGTCCCCGTGCGTGACAGCAAGGTCCAGGCCGGCCCCGTACTCCTGATCAGTCCTGCCGCCTGGGCGGAGTTCATCGGCACCGTAGGGGAGTAA
- a CDS encoding GntR family transcriptional regulator, with the protein MEELVIEFHLEDRSGVSPYMQLVRQVRQALRLGLMREGDQLPTVKEVVARLAINPNTVLKAYRELEHEGLVAARPGVGTFVTATLADASLAAHGPLRQDLRRWLAKARRAGLDDESIEALFMTTFRTAAQEDIA; encoded by the coding sequence ATGGAGGAACTGGTGATCGAGTTTCACCTGGAGGACCGGTCGGGGGTGTCGCCGTACATGCAGCTGGTTCGCCAGGTACGGCAGGCGTTGCGGCTGGGGCTGATGCGGGAGGGGGATCAGTTGCCGACGGTCAAGGAAGTGGTGGCACGGCTGGCGATCAACCCGAACACCGTGCTGAAGGCGTACCGGGAGCTGGAGCACGAAGGGCTGGTCGCGGCGCGGCCGGGGGTGGGGACCTTCGTGACGGCGACGCTCGCCGACGCCTCGCTCGCCGCGCACGGGCCGCTGCGTCAGGACCTGCGGCGCTGGCTGGCCAAGGCCCGCAGGGCCGGTCTCGACGACGAGAGCATCGAGGCGCTGTTCATGACCACCTTTCGGACCGCCGCTCAGGAGGACATAGCGTGA
- a CDS encoding Fur family transcriptional regulator, protein MTTAGSPVRGRSTRQRTAVAAALDEVDEFRSAQELHDMLKHKGDSVGLTTVYRTLQSLADAGEVDVLRTSDGESVYRRCSTGEHHHHLVCRVCGKAVEVEGPAVEKWAEAIASEHGYVNVAHTVEIFGTCAECAAAKG, encoded by the coding sequence GTGACAACCGCTGGATCGCCCGTTCGGGGCCGTTCCACCCGGCAGCGCACCGCCGTGGCGGCGGCGCTCGACGAGGTGGACGAGTTCCGCAGCGCGCAGGAGCTCCACGACATGCTCAAGCACAAGGGCGACTCCGTCGGGCTCACCACGGTGTACCGCACGCTGCAGTCCCTCGCCGACGCCGGCGAGGTCGACGTGCTGCGCACCTCCGACGGCGAGTCCGTCTACCGCCGCTGCTCCACCGGCGAGCACCACCACCACCTCGTCTGCCGCGTCTGCGGCAAGGCCGTCGAGGTCGAGGGCCCGGCCGTCGAGAAGTGGGCGGAGGCCATCGCCTCCGAGCACGGCTATGTGAACGTGGCGCACACGGTGGAGATCTTCGGTACGTGCGCGGAGTGCGCGGCGGCGAAGGGCTGA
- a CDS encoding isoprenyl transferase, whose amino-acid sequence MVVRGILGRQRREYRTPEPHPSGARAPKLPGELVPNHVAIVMDGNGRWAKDRGLPRTEGHKVGAERVLDVLQGAIEMGVGAISLYAFSTENWKRSPDEVRFLMNFNRDFIRKTRDQLDELGIRVRWVGRMPKLWKSVAKELQVAQEQTKGNDRLTLYFCMNYGGRAEIADAALALAEDVKAGRLDPSKVTEKTFAKYLYYPDMPDVDLFLRPSGEQRTSNYLLWQSAYAEMVFQNVLWPDFDRRDLWRACVEYAQRDRRFGGAVPNEQLLAMERDMQGDGS is encoded by the coding sequence ATGGTTGTACGCGGGATCCTGGGACGCCAGCGCCGCGAGTACAGGACGCCGGAACCGCACCCGTCCGGTGCCCGCGCGCCGAAGCTCCCCGGTGAGCTGGTGCCGAACCATGTGGCGATCGTCATGGACGGGAACGGACGCTGGGCCAAGGACCGTGGGCTGCCGCGTACCGAGGGGCACAAGGTTGGTGCCGAGCGGGTCCTCGACGTGTTGCAGGGCGCGATCGAGATGGGGGTCGGCGCCATCTCGCTGTACGCCTTCTCGACCGAGAACTGGAAGCGCTCGCCCGACGAAGTGCGCTTCCTGATGAACTTCAACCGTGACTTCATCCGCAAGACCCGCGACCAGCTCGACGAACTCGGCATCCGGGTCCGCTGGGTGGGCCGGATGCCCAAGCTGTGGAAGTCGGTGGCCAAGGAGCTTCAGGTCGCCCAGGAGCAGACCAAGGGCAACGATCGGCTGACGCTGTACTTCTGCATGAACTACGGGGGTCGCGCCGAGATCGCCGATGCCGCGCTGGCCCTGGCGGAGGACGTGAAGGCGGGACGGCTCGACCCGTCGAAGGTCACCGAGAAGACCTTCGCGAAGTACCTCTACTACCCGGACATGCCGGACGTGGACCTGTTCCTGCGGCCGAGCGGCGAGCAGCGCACCTCCAACTACCTGCTCTGGCAGAGCGCCTACGCCGAGATGGTCTTCCAGAACGTGCTGTGGCCGGACTTCGACCGGCGTGACCTGTGGCGCGCGTGCGTCGAGTACGCGCAGCGCGACCGGCGCTTCGGCGGGGCGGTTCCGAACGAGCAACTGCTCGCCATGGAGCGGGACATGCAGGGCGACGGTTCGTAG
- a CDS encoding ABC transporter permease subunit, whose product MTWLTWRQFRAAAAMMGAALVVLAAALAFTGPGVADDYSTGIAACTAQTDGCASFLDRFFQQHQTGFLAVTAAVLLLPAVIGLFWGAPLITRELESDTHQLVWNQSITRTRWLSAKLALTGLASMIAAGLVTLAVTWWSGPIDKAAGVSDFPRLGPVVFDARGIVPIGYAAFAFTLGVVVGMLVRRTLPAMAITLAVFLALQIAMPLLVRPHLFTPSHATVKISSANVDGLSIRRKGGPITLTMLSKAPDEGAWILSSRLIDAKGRTVHGSLPLSSASGPCAPGGSPADAAKTCFAEINRLGYRQEVTYHSSKRFWDFQWAETGIFLGLTAGLAGGCFWWIRRRQI is encoded by the coding sequence ATGACCTGGCTGACCTGGCGTCAGTTCCGCGCCGCCGCCGCGATGATGGGCGCCGCGCTCGTCGTGCTCGCCGCCGCCCTGGCCTTCACCGGCCCGGGTGTCGCCGACGACTACTCGACCGGGATCGCCGCCTGCACCGCCCAGACCGACGGCTGCGCGTCCTTCCTCGACCGGTTCTTCCAGCAGCATCAGACCGGCTTCCTCGCGGTCACCGCCGCCGTACTGCTCCTGCCCGCCGTCATCGGGCTCTTCTGGGGCGCGCCGCTGATCACCCGCGAACTGGAGTCAGACACCCACCAGTTGGTGTGGAACCAGAGCATCACCCGCACCCGCTGGCTGAGCGCGAAGCTCGCCCTCACCGGCCTGGCCTCCATGATCGCCGCGGGGCTGGTCACCCTCGCGGTGACCTGGTGGTCCGGCCCCATCGACAAGGCCGCGGGCGTCTCGGACTTCCCGCGGCTGGGGCCGGTGGTGTTCGACGCGCGCGGCATCGTCCCCATCGGATACGCGGCCTTCGCCTTCACCCTCGGCGTGGTCGTCGGCATGCTCGTCCGCCGCACCCTGCCCGCCATGGCCATCACCCTGGCCGTCTTCCTCGCCCTCCAGATCGCCATGCCACTGCTGGTCCGGCCGCACCTGTTCACCCCCAGCCACGCGACCGTCAAGATCAGTTCCGCGAACGTGGACGGCCTGTCGATCCGCCGTAAGGGCGGGCCGATCACGCTGACCATGTTGTCGAAGGCGCCCGACGAGGGTGCCTGGATCCTGTCCAGCCGGCTCATCGACGCGAAGGGCCGCACGGTGCACGGCAGTCTCCCCCTGTCCTCGGCCAGCGGCCCGTGCGCACCGGGCGGGTCCCCCGCCGACGCGGCCAAGACGTGCTTCGCCGAGATCAACCGCCTCGGCTACCGGCAAGAGGTGACCTACCACTCCTCCAAGCGCTTCTGGGACTTCCAGTGGGCCGAGACCGGCATCTTCCTCGGACTGACGGCGGGCCTGGCCGGGGGCTGCTTCTGGTGGATCCGCCGCCGCCAGATCTGA
- a CDS encoding ABC transporter ATP-binding protein — translation MTTILKAQGLGKKYGRRWALTDCTLDIPAGHVVGLVGPNGAGKTTLLKLACGQLAPTAGSIEVLGGTPGSSTAQLARVGFVAQNTPTYAGLTIADHLKLGAKLNPGWDDTLARERIARLRLDPTQRAGKLSGGQRAQLALTLGVAKRPELLILDEPVAALDPLARREFLQGLMEAAVEQELSVVLSSHLVSDLERACDYLIVLVDSRVRVAGEVDELLATHHRLTGPRRDPARLPADQHVITASHTDRQTTLLVRTDAPIHDPSWTVSQIGLEDLVLAYMHEPADTGHRPVLEVQR, via the coding sequence GTGACGACCATCCTGAAGGCCCAGGGACTGGGCAAGAAGTACGGGCGGCGGTGGGCACTCACCGACTGCACGCTCGACATACCGGCCGGGCACGTCGTCGGACTGGTCGGCCCCAACGGGGCGGGAAAGACCACGCTGTTGAAGCTGGCCTGTGGTCAGCTCGCACCGACGGCGGGCAGCATCGAGGTGCTCGGCGGCACTCCCGGGTCCAGCACGGCGCAGCTCGCCAGGGTCGGGTTCGTCGCCCAGAACACCCCCACCTACGCCGGGCTGACCATCGCCGACCATCTGAAACTGGGCGCCAAGCTGAACCCCGGATGGGACGACACCCTGGCGCGGGAGCGGATCGCCCGGCTCCGCCTCGATCCCACCCAGCGGGCGGGCAAGCTCTCGGGCGGTCAGCGCGCCCAGCTCGCCCTCACCCTCGGTGTCGCCAAGCGGCCCGAGCTGCTGATCCTCGACGAGCCGGTCGCCGCGCTCGACCCGCTCGCCCGGCGCGAGTTCCTGCAAGGGCTGATGGAGGCCGCCGTCGAACAGGAACTGAGCGTGGTGCTCTCCTCCCATCTGGTCTCCGACCTGGAACGGGCCTGCGACTACCTGATCGTGCTCGTCGACTCCCGGGTCCGGGTGGCCGGAGAGGTCGACGAGCTGCTGGCCACCCACCACCGGCTCACCGGCCCGCGCCGCGACCCCGCCCGGCTCCCCGCCGACCAGCACGTCATCACCGCCAGCCACACCGACCGGCAGACCACCCTTCTCGTCCGTACCGATGCCCCGATCCACGACCCGTCCTGGACGGTCAGCCAGATCGGCCTCGAAGACCTCGTCCTGGCCTATATGCACGAGCCCGCCGACACCGGCCACCGCCCCGTACTGGAGGTCCAGCGATGA